The Candidatus Ozemobacteraceae bacterium genome has a segment encoding these proteins:
- a CDS encoding metal ABC transporter permease: MSESLSSMISTVLEIYGTALPVGLLIAATGALFGVFVVLKRVVFIGVTLSEAAACGIALGLLLGWPTFVGALLTAMLVVILLGLPFERWLNLPRDTFLGVLFVAFSAGSIVLVAKSGFGLEKVKNLLLGSLLFASPHDLWLIMAVLLPCAAWLLASIRPTVYAFLDPDAAQVLGIRVRVMEFAFFVALGAVVAAASKIAGVLLIFCYLVVAPGAALVLYHRLAGVLVLSASIACLVTFGGILVSYRFDLPPNQTIGLAHCLVFLLAVLTRTRLPGIAWRSGIPFTGLATAACLLFLLTVPVDGQRSDSTPPPYPREPAVSGESATAVEPHSAATSDWPAVVERIGADFRTRGRGAIPDAVAFLRRDPPLLFRAQVVAEIENTIAASSGWQIRRPASDSVNRAAAEAYLALSSSPGGRKP; encoded by the coding sequence ATGTCTGAATCCCTTTCCTCGATGATTTCGACCGTTCTAGAGATCTATGGCACGGCCCTGCCGGTTGGTCTGCTGATCGCGGCGACGGGTGCCCTGTTCGGCGTGTTTGTCGTTCTCAAGCGCGTGGTGTTCATCGGGGTGACCCTGTCCGAAGCCGCGGCCTGCGGCATTGCTCTGGGTCTGCTCCTGGGGTGGCCCACGTTCGTTGGCGCGCTTCTGACGGCGATGCTGGTGGTCATTCTCCTCGGCCTGCCGTTCGAACGATGGCTGAATCTGCCGCGCGATACCTTCCTCGGCGTGCTGTTCGTGGCATTTTCGGCCGGCAGTATCGTGCTGGTGGCGAAAAGCGGGTTCGGGCTCGAAAAAGTTAAGAACCTGCTGTTGGGCAGCCTGCTGTTCGCCTCGCCCCATGATCTGTGGCTCATCATGGCCGTTCTGCTGCCGTGCGCAGCCTGGCTCCTGGCGAGCATCAGACCCACCGTCTACGCCTTTCTCGACCCCGACGCGGCGCAGGTGCTGGGTATCCGGGTGCGGGTGATGGAGTTCGCATTTTTCGTTGCCCTGGGTGCCGTTGTGGCGGCTGCATCGAAAATTGCCGGAGTGCTGCTGATCTTCTGCTACCTGGTCGTCGCGCCCGGAGCCGCCCTTGTCCTGTACCACCGGCTTGCGGGAGTGCTCGTGCTCTCCGCCTCGATCGCCTGCCTGGTGACCTTCGGCGGAATCCTGGTCTCTTACCGGTTCGATCTCCCGCCAAACCAGACGATCGGTCTGGCTCACTGCCTCGTGTTTCTCCTGGCGGTTCTCACCAGGACCAGGCTGCCGGGAATTGCGTGGCGAAGCGGGATTCCCTTTACCGGCCTTGCGACCGCCGCGTGTCTGCTCTTCCTGCTGACCGTGCCGGTCGATGGACAGCGCTCCGATTCGACACCGCCTCCGTACCCTCGTGAGCCGGCAGTCTCGGGCGAATCAGCGACAGCCGTCGAACCCCACTCTGCTGCAACGAGCGACTGGCCGGCTGTCGTCGAGCGCATCGGTGCCGATTTTCGGACGCGCGGGCGGGGGGCGATTCCCGATGCGGTGGCGTTTCTCCGCCGAGACCCGCCGCTGTTGTTCCGCGCCCAGGTTGTAGCAGAAATTGAGAATACGATCGCGGCCTCGTCCGGCTGGCAGATCCGCAGGCCGGCATCGGATTCGGTGAACCGTGCCGCCGCCGAGGCATACCTCGCGCTCTCATCATCGCCGGGCGGGCGAAAACCGTGA
- a CDS encoding CoA-binding protein — protein sequence MNVAVVGASNKPDRYSYKAVMMLKEKGHVPFPVHPSLKTVGEFAVFPGIRSIQEPIDTITIYLSAANQKNIEEEILQSSARRVIFNPGAENPTLTERLRTAGKEAIDACTLVLLSTGRF from the coding sequence ATGAATGTCGCCGTTGTTGGGGCCAGCAACAAGCCCGATCGGTACAGCTACAAGGCCGTCATGATGCTGAAGGAAAAGGGGCACGTGCCGTTTCCGGTCCATCCGAGCCTGAAGACGGTGGGGGAGTTTGCCGTCTTTCCCGGCATACGTTCGATTCAAGAGCCGATAGACACGATCACGATATATCTCTCGGCGGCGAATCAGAAAAATATCGAAGAAGAGATTCTTCAGAGCTCAGCCCGCCGCGTCATCTTCAATCCCGGCGCGGAGAATCCGACGCTGACCGAACGGCTTCGGACCGCTGGCAAAGAGGCGATCGACGCCTGCACGCTCGTATTGCTCTCGACGGGCCGGTTCTGA
- a CDS encoding zinc ribbon domain-containing protein translates to MPTYEYLCESCGHTHEMQHAMKDAPETVCPSCGGALRRLISGGTGFILKQAASSGPCGSGGDCSLERTGQTCCGSNRRCGKPSCGEDL, encoded by the coding sequence ATGCCTACGTATGAATATCTGTGCGAGTCGTGCGGGCACACTCATGAAATGCAGCATGCGATGAAAGATGCGCCAGAAACGGTCTGTCCCTCCTGCGGCGGAGCGTTGCGGCGCCTGATTTCGGGTGGGACGGGGTTCATCCTGAAACAGGCCGCGTCTTCTGGACCCTGCGGTTCCGGCGGCGATTGCTCTCTCGAGCGGACCGGCCAGACCTGCTGTGGCAGCAACCGGCGGTGCGGAAAACCGTCGTGTGGTGAAGATCTGTGA
- a CDS encoding ABC transporter ATP-binding protein — MRELVVAEEITKLVGWWKKETIVDRVSLTLHEGEIMGLLGPNGAGKTTTMKMLLGLTSITSGSARMFGASVPSAASRVGVGFLPEAIQHPDHLTVHEYVRFHARLSGLSDGEPLIEEYLRRVGMWESRDRLLVECSKGMRQRADIARLLIRQARLIFLDEPFSGLDPCGQVMLKELLVSLKKQNIAVLVNSHAAGILADVCDRVSIMDRGRIILGDSLEKLLRTSRTKVVARFSDVAAATTFVAARSSLAHRLEGADTAEFILDDPTALRELIRAILAADATLAEVTPVTLTLDQLFVRVLTGRDSVVTGGNA, encoded by the coding sequence ATGCGCGAACTGGTCGTCGCCGAGGAAATCACGAAACTCGTCGGCTGGTGGAAGAAGGAAACGATCGTCGACCGAGTTTCTCTGACGCTTCACGAAGGGGAGATCATGGGTCTGCTCGGGCCGAACGGCGCCGGCAAGACGACGACGATGAAGATGCTGCTCGGACTGACATCCATCACGTCGGGATCGGCGCGCATGTTCGGCGCTTCCGTCCCGTCGGCGGCGTCGCGGGTGGGCGTCGGATTCCTGCCCGAGGCGATCCAGCATCCGGACCATCTGACGGTGCATGAATACGTCCGGTTTCATGCCCGGTTGAGCGGACTGTCCGACGGTGAGCCCCTGATCGAGGAGTATCTGCGCCGCGTCGGGATGTGGGAATCCCGGGATCGGCTGCTGGTCGAGTGTTCGAAGGGGATGCGGCAGCGGGCCGACATCGCACGCCTGCTGATACGGCAGGCCCGCCTGATCTTCCTCGACGAGCCGTTCAGCGGCCTCGATCCGTGCGGCCAGGTGATGCTCAAGGAACTGCTCGTCTCGCTCAAAAAGCAGAATATCGCCGTGCTCGTGAATTCACACGCCGCCGGGATTCTCGCCGATGTCTGCGATCGGGTCAGCATCATGGACCGTGGGCGGATCATCCTCGGCGACTCTCTCGAGAAGCTGCTTCGGACATCCAGGACGAAGGTTGTGGCCCGGTTCTCCGATGTGGCTGCCGCGACAACGTTTGTGGCGGCCCGGTCCAGCTTGGCCCATCGCCTGGAGGGTGCCGATACGGCGGAGTTCATCCTCGACGATCCGACGGCCCTTCGCGAGCTGATTCGGGCCATTCTAGCCGCAGACGCAACGCTGGCGGAAGTGACGCCCGTAACGCTGACGCTCGATCAGCTGTTTGTCCGGGTGCTTACCGGTCGGGATTCCGTTGTCACGGGAGGGAACGCATAA
- a CDS encoding ABC transporter permease subunit — translation MLSRVRLIAWDTFLDVARHKMLTVHLVFVCISLGLFNLFGHFSTTPTLEYRMIQDIGLSIISLFGFLIALFIGSTTLRDEIQRKTVYAVLTLPMGRWELYTGKFLGTLLAAIVNVLVMLGILIGLLFLKYGVLWTGFHWVALFMLFEFAIMTAMVLLFSLADSLIVCFSLSIFFVLLGNMAQHVQHLAIEAGIPLLSWLVDVVYWIVPNFGYFNIKHKILKDFAISPSFALWAGGYAACYLFFLLVAGSWAFRKKDL, via the coding sequence ATGCTGTCGCGCGTCCGATTGATCGCATGGGATACCTTTCTCGATGTTGCCCGCCACAAGATGCTGACAGTCCATCTCGTGTTCGTCTGCATCTCGCTTGGGCTGTTCAATCTCTTCGGCCACTTCTCGACGACGCCGACCTTGGAATACCGCATGATCCAGGATATCGGCCTGTCGATCATCTCGCTGTTTGGCTTCCTGATCGCCCTTTTCATCGGCTCGACCACCCTGCGCGACGAGATCCAGCGCAAGACCGTCTACGCGGTCCTGACCCTTCCGATGGGGCGGTGGGAACTCTATACCGGCAAATTTCTGGGAACCCTGCTCGCCGCGATCGTCAACGTCCTGGTCATGCTGGGCATCCTGATCGGCCTGCTGTTCCTGAAATACGGTGTGCTCTGGACCGGCTTTCACTGGGTCGCCCTGTTCATGCTGTTTGAGTTTGCGATCATGACGGCGATGGTACTCCTCTTCTCGCTGGCCGACTCGCTCATCGTCTGCTTCTCGCTCTCGATCTTCTTCGTCCTGCTCGGGAACATGGCCCAGCATGTGCAGCATCTCGCGATCGAAGCCGGGATTCCCCTCCTGAGCTGGCTGGTCGACGTCGTCTACTGGATCGTTCCGAATTTCGGGTATTTCAATATAAAGCATAAAATATTGAAAGACTTCGCCATCTCCCCCTCGTTCGCTCTCTGGGCGGGCGGGTATGCGGCGTGTTACCTGTTTTTCCTCCTGGTGGCGGGATCCTGGGCGTTCAGAAAAAAAGATCTGTGA